CAGGTTGAAAATTCCTTTGCTTGTGACGAAATCGCCTTTCGGGAAGGAGACCACAATTTCATCGAAATAAAGGCAAATCAGTTTATTCCAAAAGACCTGGAGGCATCCCTTTTGGAGTTGAACGAGGTACTTTTTATCAAAAAATTGCATCCGGTACTTCCGGTACTGGCCCGTAAAGACCTCAAGGTTCCCTTTATCACTTGCAATGAAATGTTGGACTATAATGCCGATAAAAATCTTGAGTTATGGGAGTTGGCCCTGGCTTATGAAAGTATGCGCGGCCATATATCCGAGGATGAAGTATTTGATAAAATGCGTTCCATCGTAAAAATTATGAAAAATGCCATAGCCCTTGGACTAAAAGGAACCGAATATGCCGATCGCATCCTTGGCCCGCAATCCCTGACATTTCAGGAAAGGATGGACGGAAAAAAATTGGTGGAGGGCGATGTGCTGAACCAAGTAATTCTCTATACCTCTGCCATGATGGAGGTAAAAAGTTCCATGGGGGTAATTGTTGCGGCCCCAACGGCAGGATCCTGTGGGGCATTGCCTGGAGCAATTTTGGGCATTGGAAAAATATTGGGACTTTCAGAGGATGAACTGGTAAAGGGAATGTTGGCCGCCGGGATGATCGGGGTCTTCATTGCCGCACATGCCACCTTTGCTGCGGAAGTTGGCGGTTGCATGGCAGAGTGTGGTTCGGGGTCCGGGATGGCGGCCGCAGGTATCGTCGTCTTAAAAGGAGGGTCATTGCAACAATCCCTCTCAGCAGCTTCCATGGCCCTACAATCCAGCTTGGGCATGGTGTGCGATATGATCGCCGATCGCGTGGAAGCACCTTGCCTAAATAGAAACGTCATGGCCGCCACGAATGCCATTTCCTGTGCAAATATGGCCTTATCCGACTACAACCACCTTATCCCGTTGGATGAAGTTATCGAAACCATGAAAAAGGTAGGCGATGCCATGCCCAATACCCTATGCTGCACGGGTCTAGGGGGACTGGCCATTACAAAAACGGCCAAGGAAATCGAAGCGAAGTTGGCAAATGGGGAGTTGAATACGAACAAAACCTTTTTTAAAGTATGTTAGATATTATTCCATTAAACCGTCGAGAATTTTGAATCTGTCACCCTGATAAAAGGGTCAGTTCGAGTGATTTTTCGCAATGCAATGAAGAAAAATTGTATCGAGAACCTTATTAAGGCCCTAAGAAGCCTGCCCTGAGCGAAGACGATGGGTTCTCGATACACTTGATTTTCGATGGAAGTATTCGAAAATCAACCACTCGAAGGGATACTTTTTGTGTAAAGTTTTTAAAATGTACAACGGGTTCCATTATCCATTTTTAAAAGTGTTCACTGCATATCAATGGGTCTAGGTCTTAAATAAATATATCATGATTACAGTACTCTGGGTGTCTTTGGCGGCTTTAGGGATTTGGTTTTCCATTGTCTTGGCAAGGGATTTTTGGGCTCATAGAACCTCCTTGGAGGATAGTAGCTGGCTAAAGACGTCCGTTATTGGTTTTGTGGTCAATTTTTTTGACGTTTTAGGTATTGGTGCCTTTGCACCGCAAACGGCCCTATTAAAATTCACGAAACAAACGAAGGACAAGCATATTCCGGGAACCATGAACGTGGCCAATACGTTGCCCGTACTTTTTCAGGCATTGATTTTTATTACCATTATCGAAGTGGAGCCTATCACCCTAGTGACCATGTTCATTTCGGCGGGATTGGGGGCTGTTTTAGGTGCGGGCATCGTTGCCAAGATGTCCGAAAAAAAGATACGGTTGGTGATGGGGTTTGCCCTTTTGGTCACGGCCTTTTTTATAATGGCCACGAGCCTGGATTGGATTCAGGGCGGGGGAGAGGCCATAGGGCTCACCGGCACAAAATTGGTCATTGCCCTTATCGCGAACTTTGGTCTGGGGGCATTGATGACGGCCGGCATTGGTCTGTATGCTCCTTGTATGGCTTTGGTATTTGCCTTGGGAATGTCGCCCCAAGTGGCTTTTCCCATCATGATGGGCTCTTGCGCTTTCTTGATGCCTCCTGCCTCGGTACGATTTATTCGGGAAAGGGCCTATAACAGAAAGGCGGCCGTTGCCATGGCCATTCCGGGCATCGTGGCTGTGGGCCTTGCGGCCTTTGTGGTTAAATCATTGTCCTTGGATGTACTGCGATGGGTCGTCATTGTGGTCATACTCTACACTTCCGGCGTAATGCTCTATGGAGGTTTTACCCATAGGGAAAACGTAGATTCAGATTAAATTTAAAGCACGTTGCGTTTCAGGATCTGAGACAATCTGTCGCGCCTATTTATTTTTTGGAAAAATCGGCTTCCATGAGTACCCAGTAATTGGGGTCGAGCACTACCTTTTCCGGCGTAAAATCTATCGGAAATGTGAAGGTGTCCGATTGTTTGTCGACCGATATCGTTTTGATGACCTGTTGTTTATCCGAAGTACCATAAATACCGATTTCCAAAGGCATTTTAAAGAGGCTGCCATCTTTTTGTACTTGGTCTAGCCGGACTTTCACCGCCTTATTTTTTGCATCAAACTGCCAAGTGCCCTCCAATTGCAAGGTACCGGGTTTGTACAACCATTGATTAAAAAAAGCTTCAAGGTCCATTCCCGATGCTTCTTCCATCTCCCGCCTAAAATCTTCGGTGGTAGCATTCAAATCCTTGTATTTCGCATAATAGGACCGAATCCCTTTCCAAAACACCTCCGTGCCCACAACGCCCCGCAACATATGCAAGATCCAACTGCCCTTTTGATAGGTCTGTATCGTGGTCACTTGGGACATATCGGATAAATTATCATGCACGATGCGGTAGTCCGGGTGCTTTTCATAAAATACATCTACCGTCTTTTTACTTTTTTCCAATCCGCTTAAAAAGGCGTCACGGCCGTACTGGTGTTCAATGAAGAGCAAGGTGAAATAGGTAGCGAAGCCTTCGCTCAGCCACACATCGTCCCAATCATACTCCGTTACGGCATTCCCAAACCATTGATGGGCAATCTCATGGATGACCACATTGCGCCATCGCTCGTTTCTGTCGCCCACAACGGAGTTTTCGCTGTAGAGAATGGCCGAAGCCGCTTCCATACCGCCACTGACGCTGTTGGACTGTATATTGGCCAATTTTTCATAGGAAAAAGGACCAATGCGATCACTATAAAACTCCAAGGCACTTTTGGTGGGAATGGCAAAGTCATAAAAACCTGCGTCCCTATCCTGTGGGTACACCCATGTCTCGATGGATTTTCCGTCGAATGTATCCACGTACTGGACCGCAAACCTGGCAACCCCCAAAACATAAAGCCAGGAGGCGATGGGGACCGACTGCCTCCAATGGGTCAACCGATGGCCATTGGCCATATCCCGCTCCTCGATTTTTACCCCGTTGGAAACTACCTGATAATGCGAGGGTGCGGTAACGACAAACTCACAGGTAGCCTTGTCATAGGGGTGGTCTATGGTGGCCAGCCAATGCCTTCCCTTATCGGGCCAGTTATCACTGAAAAAGGTGCGATCCCCATATTTGTTATCGGCTATTTTAAGGCCCGAAGCCGGAACTCCCTTATAATGTATCGTATAGCTCGTGCGTTGGTCCTTTGTAGAGGGCTCTGGTAGCTGAATGAGTAGGACATCATTTTCATGGGTATATTGCAAGGGTGTTCCATGGGACCATACCCCGGTTACTTCCATACCCTTATTGCCTAATTTTTCGGAAACATTGACCAGGTCAAGCCGTAGGCGCGTTTCGCCCGCCGCCAAGTAGCGGATGTCAACCGTCTCTTTACAGACGATCTCGTCAGAAGTATCGGATAGCTTTATCTCGAACCTATAGTTTAGGGCATCGATATTCGGATTTTTGGGATAGGTGTCCGTCAAAGCAAAAGCCCCGCACCACGTCAGGGTCATAAAAATCAGTGCAAACAGTCTATTTCTTTTCATGGTTCCTAAGTTCGGCAATTGGAAAAAAATTAATTTTTAAAAGGGATTTCTACGGGCGGATGATATTCCGTCAGCCCTTTTTCCTTCATCGTCTTTTCAACGGCCTCAATGGAGGAAGGCACAAAGGCACTTAGGTTTTCAACCCCATCCTCGGTCACCAGGGCCACATCCTCAATACGAATGTACAGGCGTTCTTCCGGAATCCATATCATCGGGTCAATGGTGAAGACCATGCCGGCCCGTAAGGGAACCCCCCGCACAATGCCCACATCATGCACCGCCATCCCTACAGGGTGTTGAAAATGCCCCCTAAATTGAATGCCCGCTTGGACCGCTTTCAGGTGATGCGGTTTCACGAATTGCTTTCCCTTGATATATTGGGTCATATCCTCGGCGGCCCGATCCAAAACCTCATTCGAGGTTACGCCCGGTTTTATATATTTAAAAAGGGCATCCCTGTAGGCAACGATGAAATTGTACAAGGCCTCTTGGGCCTTGTCAAATTTCCCATTTACCGGCCAAATACGGGTTACGTCACTGGTGTAATACCGATAATCCGGCGCGTAATCCATCAAAACGAGGTCCCCTTCCTCA
Above is a window of Maribacter algicola DNA encoding:
- a CDS encoding L-serine ammonia-lyase, iron-sulfur-dependent, subunit alpha; this encodes MKTYPSIFNDVIGPVMRGPSSSHCAASLRIGRLCLDLMDGDIKEVDIEFDPNGSLATTHKGQGSDMGLFGGFMGWEADDERLPNYLQAIDEAGIKVNITIHPIGATHPNTYKITLKNARETRKVTAISTGGGMIEVLEIDGAHVSMAGDFFQTLIYCTSPSAIISQVENSFACDEIAFREGDHNFIEIKANQFIPKDLEASLLELNEVLFIKKLHPVLPVLARKDLKVPFITCNEMLDYNADKNLELWELALAYESMRGHISEDEVFDKMRSIVKIMKNAIALGLKGTEYADRILGPQSLTFQERMDGKKLVEGDVLNQVILYTSAMMEVKSSMGVIVAAPTAGSCGALPGAILGIGKILGLSEDELVKGMLAAGMIGVFIAAHATFAAEVGGCMAECGSGSGMAAAGIVVLKGGSLQQSLSAASMALQSSLGMVCDMIADRVEAPCLNRNVMAATNAISCANMALSDYNHLIPLDEVIETMKKVGDAMPNTLCCTGLGGLAITKTAKEIEAKLANGELNTNKTFFKVC
- a CDS encoding sulfite exporter TauE/SafE family protein; its protein translation is MITVLWVSLAALGIWFSIVLARDFWAHRTSLEDSSWLKTSVIGFVVNFFDVLGIGAFAPQTALLKFTKQTKDKHIPGTMNVANTLPVLFQALIFITIIEVEPITLVTMFISAGLGAVLGAGIVAKMSEKKIRLVMGFALLVTAFFIMATSLDWIQGGGEAIGLTGTKLVIALIANFGLGALMTAGIGLYAPCMALVFALGMSPQVAFPIMMGSCAFLMPPASVRFIRERAYNRKAAVAMAIPGIVAVGLAAFVVKSLSLDVLRWVVIVVILYTSGVMLYGGFTHRENVDSD
- a CDS encoding M1 family metallopeptidase is translated as MKRNRLFALIFMTLTWCGAFALTDTYPKNPNIDALNYRFEIKLSDTSDEIVCKETVDIRYLAAGETRLRLDLVNVSEKLGNKGMEVTGVWSHGTPLQYTHENDVLLIQLPEPSTKDQRTSYTIHYKGVPASGLKIADNKYGDRTFFSDNWPDKGRHWLATIDHPYDKATCEFVVTAPSHYQVVSNGVKIEERDMANGHRLTHWRQSVPIASWLYVLGVARFAVQYVDTFDGKSIETWVYPQDRDAGFYDFAIPTKSALEFYSDRIGPFSYEKLANIQSNSVSGGMEAASAILYSENSVVGDRNERWRNVVIHEIAHQWFGNAVTEYDWDDVWLSEGFATYFTLLFIEHQYGRDAFLSGLEKSKKTVDVFYEKHPDYRIVHDNLSDMSQVTTIQTYQKGSWILHMLRGVVGTEVFWKGIRSYYAKYKDLNATTEDFRREMEEASGMDLEAFFNQWLYKPGTLQLEGTWQFDAKNKAVKVRLDQVQKDGSLFKMPLEIGIYGTSDKQQVIKTISVDKQSDTFTFPIDFTPEKVVLDPNYWVLMEADFSKK